A single region of the Novosphingobium sp. genome encodes:
- a CDS encoding YdcF family protein — protein sequence MRAGLTVAALTAAFVAQPGFSAPVASSHWHAMAGTMFPALEAIQREALPAQAQRMLAARRTRIEACKDDAACLMQAARWQEAEIAQIADHAVAHYKAPDDGAKGDIRRQLVGINAIIAVYGEGQPARYPAIDGPVKGAGSGQNALTNLHFAAELAQGGMQDPVAALDPSIAVAIALLDANDRDEPAAFEPLDAKYNAEALALAKTTPWARYRYSAIIVPGVGPEEVGVPISARSKLNVRMAAQRFADGLAPFIIVSGANVHPRGTRFVEAVQLRKALIEQFNVPAAAIVIDPYARHTTTNLRNITRRLVAMGAPLDKDTLIVTNPEQSAMIESADFAARNRKELGYLPGTVGKRLSPNDLIFRPAIQSLRVDPLDPLDP from the coding sequence ATGAGAGCGGGTCTGACAGTCGCGGCGCTGACCGCCGCTTTTGTCGCGCAACCGGGGTTTTCCGCCCCGGTTGCGAGTAGCCACTGGCACGCCATGGCCGGCACCATGTTCCCCGCGCTGGAGGCTATCCAGCGCGAGGCACTGCCCGCGCAGGCCCAACGCATGCTGGCCGCAAGGCGGACACGGATCGAGGCCTGCAAGGACGACGCAGCCTGCCTGATGCAGGCCGCCCGCTGGCAGGAGGCCGAGATCGCCCAGATCGCGGACCATGCTGTCGCCCATTACAAGGCCCCCGATGACGGCGCCAAAGGCGATATCCGGCGGCAGTTGGTGGGCATCAATGCGATCATCGCCGTCTATGGTGAAGGTCAGCCCGCACGCTATCCCGCCATTGACGGGCCGGTGAAGGGCGCCGGGAGCGGGCAGAACGCGCTCACCAACCTGCACTTTGCCGCCGAACTGGCGCAGGGCGGCATGCAGGACCCGGTCGCCGCGCTGGACCCCAGCATCGCGGTTGCCATCGCCCTGCTCGACGCCAATGACCGCGACGAACCCGCCGCTTTCGAGCCGCTGGATGCCAAATACAACGCCGAGGCTCTGGCGCTGGCGAAGACCACCCCATGGGCCCGCTATCGCTACAGCGCGATCATCGTTCCGGGCGTGGGGCCCGAAGAGGTGGGCGTGCCGATCAGCGCGCGCAGCAAGCTCAATGTGCGCATGGCGGCGCAGCGTTTTGCCGATGGCCTCGCGCCCTTCATCATCGTGAGCGGCGCCAATGTCCATCCGCGCGGCACCCGCTTCGTCGAGGCGGTGCAACTGCGCAAAGCGCTGATCGAACAGTTCAACGTGCCCGCTGCGGCGATCGTCATCGATCCCTATGCGCGTCACACCACCACCAATCTGCGCAACATCACGCGCCGTCTGGTGGCGATGGGCGCTCCGCTGGACAAGGACACGCTGATCGTCACCAACCCGGAGCAGAGCGCGATGATCGAAAGCGCCGACTTTGCCGCGCGCAACCGCAAGGAACTGGGCTATCTGCCGGGAACGGTGGGCAAGCGATTGTCACCCAACGATCTGATCTTCCGACCGGCGATCCAGTCGCTGCGGGTGGATCCGCTCGACCCGCTCGACCCCTGA
- a CDS encoding TonB-dependent receptor — protein MTRTTLLHSCACLALSLTATTAFAQSEAGASDAANQPADIVVTGSARAERRFDVSYAVNSLSQAEIQKLAPASMADLLGKLPGIQVEPTGGEVQNITRVRGIPTDGGYAYFQQDGLPLFHEGDGYFFRAADLQRYDLMDARMETVRGGPAPIYASQAAAIVNNITVSGGEVSKGKAQLTLGTTGLYRLDLMQSGKLGDRTYYAIGGFIRYNDGYRDNGFPNDKGGQIRANIKHDFDNGSIKITANYLNDHNVFYLPIPIADPRNPGTSLNPYINYFSGTMNSPALRNVNISYLDASGARETLHRDLGNGRHMQFGNLGIQYDGDFNGWIVSAKAGFTKGKLSFDAFYSTTNPVDGTTFANSYLGAARTAFGAGVDHIGYAIAGTNGQTAYNPGADSGLVMQGQYRAVESSFYSGQADFSLTHKFETGIGAHDVKVGLYASAYGETLFSVYQNYMVQVKGKPATLDMVAYSANNSVLGYVTDNGALNDASTLSQGNVDAKMYAVYANDTWTIAKGLRVDAGIRHEGYTFDGYALLTSTANLGNASTLADDATRRFNGSIQPHKLSPQITNWTVGANYDITRNFGGYVRASHLEIPPTATVAASVDPVILTTKANQFEAGLKASFGRSYLYLTGFYTKFNPYNASFVAFNPTTGRNDQSVPFYGDVVVKGVEMDGALHIAGGLSVAGSLTVQSPKYQNLTNTSGADPSQVNGRQIIREPKLFGNIRPNYAFDMGGNHVEVYGTYSYTSKRYVDFFNQTALPAYGMFGVGLTATRGTWQFQAVGDNITNAHGLTEGNTRTDILSGQGTANAIYGRPLFGRNFRFILSKSW, from the coding sequence ATGACCAGAACCACTTTACTGCACAGTTGCGCCTGTCTGGCGCTGTCTCTGACCGCCACAACTGCCTTCGCCCAGAGCGAGGCCGGGGCATCCGACGCCGCCAACCAGCCCGCCGACATCGTCGTCACCGGCTCGGCCCGCGCGGAGCGCCGCTTCGACGTGTCCTATGCGGTCAACTCGCTCTCGCAGGCCGAAATCCAGAAGCTGGCGCCCGCCAGCATGGCCGATCTGCTGGGCAAGCTGCCCGGCATCCAGGTCGAGCCCACCGGCGGCGAGGTGCAGAACATCACCCGCGTGCGCGGCATCCCCACCGATGGCGGCTATGCCTATTTCCAGCAGGACGGCCTGCCGCTGTTCCATGAGGGCGACGGCTATTTCTTCCGCGCCGCCGACCTTCAGCGCTATGATCTGATGGATGCGCGCATGGAAACCGTGCGCGGCGGCCCGGCGCCGATCTATGCCAGCCAGGCGGCGGCCATCGTCAACAACATCACCGTTTCGGGCGGCGAGGTCTCCAAGGGCAAGGCGCAGCTCACGCTGGGCACCACCGGGCTTTATCGCCTCGACCTGATGCAGTCGGGCAAGCTGGGCGACCGCACCTATTACGCCATCGGCGGTTTCATCCGCTACAACGATGGCTATCGCGACAATGGCTTCCCCAATGACAAGGGCGGGCAGATCCGGGCCAACATCAAGCATGATTTCGACAATGGCTCGATCAAGATCACGGCCAATTATCTGAACGATCACAACGTCTTCTATCTGCCGATCCCCATTGCCGATCCGCGCAATCCGGGCACCAGCCTCAACCCCTACATCAACTATTTCAGCGGCACGATGAACTCGCCCGCGCTGCGCAATGTCAACATCAGCTATCTCGACGCCAGTGGCGCGCGCGAAACGCTGCATCGCGATCTGGGCAATGGCCGCCATATGCAGTTCGGCAATCTGGGCATCCAGTATGACGGCGACTTCAACGGCTGGATCGTTTCGGCCAAGGCCGGTTTCACCAAGGGCAAGCTGAGCTTCGACGCCTTCTACTCGACCACCAATCCGGTCGACGGCACGACTTTCGCCAACTCCTATCTGGGCGCGGCGCGCACCGCCTTTGGCGCGGGTGTCGACCACATCGGCTATGCTATAGCGGGAACGAACGGGCAGACCGCCTACAACCCCGGCGCGGATTCCGGGCTGGTGATGCAGGGCCAGTATCGCGCCGTCGAGTCCAGCTTCTACTCCGGCCAGGCCGATTTCAGCCTGACGCACAAGTTCGAGACCGGCATCGGCGCGCATGACGTCAAGGTCGGCCTCTATGCCAGCGCCTATGGCGAGACGCTGTTCAGCGTCTACCAGAACTATATGGTGCAGGTGAAGGGCAAGCCTGCCACGCTGGATATGGTCGCCTATTCGGCCAACAACAGCGTGCTGGGCTATGTCACCGACAATGGCGCGCTCAACGATGCCAGCACGCTGAGCCAGGGCAATGTCGATGCCAAGATGTATGCGGTTTACGCCAACGACACCTGGACCATCGCCAAGGGCCTGCGCGTCGATGCCGGTATCCGCCATGAGGGCTACACCTTCGACGGCTATGCGCTGCTGACCTCGACCGCCAATCTGGGCAATGCCTCGACGCTGGCCGACGATGCCACCCGCCGCTTCAACGGCAGCATCCAGCCGCACAAGCTGAGCCCCCAGATCACCAACTGGACGGTGGGCGCCAATTACGACATCACCCGCAACTTCGGCGGCTATGTGCGCGCCTCGCATCTGGAAATTCCGCCCACGGCGACAGTGGCGGCCTCGGTCGATCCGGTGATCCTGACCACCAAGGCCAACCAGTTCGAAGCGGGTCTGAAGGCCTCCTTCGGCCGGTCCTACCTCTATCTCACGGGCTTCTACACCAAGTTCAACCCCTACAACGCCTCCTTCGTGGCCTTCAACCCGACCACCGGACGCAACGACCAGAGCGTGCCCTTCTACGGCGACGTGGTGGTCAAGGGCGTGGAAATGGATGGCGCGCTGCATATCGCAGGCGGCCTCTCGGTGGCCGGATCGCTGACCGTGCAGAGCCCCAAATATCAGAACCTGACCAACACCAGTGGCGCCGATCCCTCGCAGGTCAATGGCCGCCAGATCATCCGCGAGCCCAAGCTGTTCGGCAACATCCGCCCCAACTATGCCTTTGACATGGGCGGCAACCATGTCGAGGTCTATGGCACCTACAGCTACACCAGCAAGCGCTATGTCGACTTCTTCAACCAGACGGCGCTGCCCGCCTATGGCATGTTCGGCGTGGGCCTGACCGCCACGCGCGGGACATGGCAGTTCCAGGCGGTGGGCGACAACATCACCAACGCCCATGGCCTGACCGAAGGCAACACCCGCACCGACATCCTGTCGGGTCAGGGCACGGCCAATGCGATCTATGGCCGCCCGCTCTTCGGCCGCAACTTCCGCTTCATCCTGAGCAAGAGCTGGTGA
- a CDS encoding ROK family transcriptional regulator, whose product MSKPQLLNLMDEEKRLLWRLRTHGAQARSDLAQAMQVSNGAITKLSRGLLTLGLIEEVEGAIPQGRGRPTVPLRVSSAGGYSVGVTMYTGIMEIALIDYAGGVISMTTEKIEPVDPWQFGRLIDRRIHELAVEHRLLSSRLYGVGLSVPGPALSRDGNRWNVVHNWPGWQNVPLLQIMDDTLGLPVWIENDAASAALAEYYLGGLIERCSTAVVILLGHGVGAGIIHEGRLMRGEMGSAGEIGMFYPSGRPRPTTLDLLDMLRAAGCPVTSLADFDLVTSGYQGTIDAWLDRASAQLLQAINSAIAWFDPGALRLISPLPMALMQQLADRLNKGPLVWGDHRGHCEIAACPIEVSKLGRAGPALGAALLPIHASIARN is encoded by the coding sequence ATGAGCAAGCCCCAGTTGCTGAACCTGATGGATGAGGAAAAGCGCCTGCTGTGGCGGCTGCGCACGCATGGTGCTCAGGCGCGGTCCGATCTGGCGCAGGCGATGCAGGTCAGCAATGGCGCGATCACCAAACTGTCGCGCGGGCTGCTGACACTGGGGCTGATCGAGGAGGTGGAAGGCGCCATCCCGCAAGGGCGCGGCCGCCCGACTGTGCCCCTGCGCGTGTCCTCGGCAGGCGGCTATTCGGTGGGGGTGACGATGTACACCGGCATCATGGAGATCGCGCTGATCGATTATGCCGGGGGCGTTATCTCCATGACCACAGAGAAGATCGAGCCCGTCGATCCATGGCAGTTCGGACGGCTGATCGACCGGCGCATCCACGAACTGGCGGTGGAGCATCGCCTGCTCAGCAGCAGGCTCTATGGCGTGGGGCTCAGCGTACCGGGCCCGGCGCTGTCGCGCGACGGCAACCGCTGGAATGTGGTGCACAACTGGCCCGGCTGGCAGAATGTGCCGCTGCTCCAGATCATGGACGATACGCTGGGGCTGCCGGTGTGGATTGAGAACGATGCCGCCTCTGCCGCTCTGGCCGAATATTATCTGGGCGGGCTGATCGAGCGCTGCTCGACCGCGGTGGTGATCCTGCTGGGGCACGGTGTGGGGGCGGGCATCATCCATGAGGGCCGCCTGATGCGCGGCGAGATGGGCAGCGCGGGCGAGATCGGCATGTTCTATCCCAGCGGGCGCCCGCGCCCCACCACGCTCGATCTGCTCGACATGCTGCGCGCCGCGGGCTGCCCCGTGACCTCGCTGGCGGATTTCGATCTGGTGACCTCGGGCTATCAGGGCACCATCGACGCCTGGCTGGACCGGGCTTCGGCGCAATTGCTGCAGGCGATCAATTCGGCCATCGCCTGGTTCGATCCGGGCGCCTTGCGGCTGATCAGCCCTTTGCCGATGGCGCTGATGCAGCAACTGGCCGACCGGCTGAACAAGGGCCCGCTGGTCTGGGGCGACCATCGCGGCCATTGCGAGATCGCGGCCTGTCCCATCGAGGTCTCGAAGCTGGGACGGGCAGGACCGGCGCTGGGGGCTGCGCTGCTGCCGATCCATGCCTCGATCGCGCGCAATTAG
- a CDS encoding LysR family transcriptional regulator, whose protein sequence is MMEWSDLRVFLAIARTGTLGAAARSLGQTQPTMGRRLRALEEAVGHILFQRTADGFVLTDEGSLVLAHAERIEEEALAFQRELNGSEGQLEGMLRLSCSEWFGSCLLAPVLAEFGALHPGVCVELLTDARLYSLPRREADMVFRIKPFDEPEVISRRLLHVPYAVYAPLGFDASAIGEGQGARLVTMDVGFAQMPDAVWLRQRLPEACVAFRSNNRQVQARLCADGAGLAVLPRLLGDVMPGIVAVDLGEAPPGRDTFVGYHRDMRRLARMRALLDLVVQRLGSGPIGWRPAM, encoded by the coding sequence ATGATGGAATGGAGTGATCTGCGGGTCTTTCTGGCCATCGCCCGCACCGGCACATTGGGCGCGGCGGCGCGCTCGCTCGGGCAGACGCAGCCGACCATGGGGCGCCGTTTGCGCGCGCTGGAGGAGGCGGTCGGCCATATCCTCTTCCAGCGCACCGCCGATGGTTTTGTCCTCACCGATGAGGGCAGCCTCGTGCTGGCCCATGCCGAAAGGATCGAGGAAGAGGCGCTGGCCTTCCAGCGCGAACTCAACGGCAGCGAGGGGCAGTTGGAGGGCATGCTGCGCCTGTCCTGCTCGGAATGGTTCGGAAGTTGTCTGCTCGCCCCGGTGCTGGCTGAGTTTGGGGCGCTGCATCCCGGCGTCTGCGTGGAACTGCTGACCGATGCGCGGCTCTACAGCCTGCCGCGCCGGGAGGCGGATATGGTGTTCCGCATCAAGCCTTTTGACGAGCCGGAGGTGATCTCGCGCCGCCTGCTGCATGTTCCTTACGCAGTTTACGCGCCGCTTGGCTTCGATGCATCAGCCATTGGGGAAGGGCAGGGAGCCCGTCTGGTTACGATGGACGTCGGGTTTGCCCAGATGCCCGATGCCGTTTGGCTGCGGCAAAGATTGCCCGAGGCCTGTGTGGCTTTTCGCAGCAACAACCGGCAGGTTCAGGCACGCCTCTGTGCTGATGGCGCTGGGCTTGCGGTTCTGCCTCGTCTGCTGGGGGATGTCATGCCCGGCATAGTCGCCGTTGATCTTGGCGAGGCACCGCCGGGGCGAGACACTTTCGTGGGCTATCATAGGGATATGCGGCGGTTGGCGAGAATGAGGGCATTGCTCGATCTGGTGGTGCAGCGACTGGGCTCAGGACCCATTGGTTGGCGGCCCGCGATGTGA
- a CDS encoding TonB-dependent receptor, whose translation MSGDIIVTAQRRSESMMRVPIAISAISQDDLAKRGITSTAQLTGTIPSLQVNSPYGDSQPNFTIRGIGVANEHNPNQASPVGVYFDDAYIAARAAHGLQLYDLERIEVLRGPQGTLYGRNTTGGTINFISRRPTLSGTSGDVQVGYGNYNNFTAQGALDTTLVKDVVGLRVSANYAKGDGYIKNIAPGQPDLNSTNSVAARAILRIKPDDKLDITLKGTYGRSNPTQAAIYDLGTGANGFNPVLGTSRAAKGLGFFEVDSARVGRSFIESYGTELIVKYNLNEAIQLTSLTSYDHLKQAFSQEGTGLESPVFTQPLDTLYGNVFTMFNQELRAAYSDDRTNVQAGLYYGYDKDASDSYYWLFDGAAMIRQKYDQVRRSYAAFTQADQKIGSHLSVTLGLRYTHDTGRYQNYEAYQVPASAFTGTRDISAFSPASGTYFFGGYDAASGQLVSGPTLKLDSSALTGRAAINYTFDDGKMLYASYGRGYRAAAFCGQCFFGPTIITTKPEQVDAYEIGAKGRFFDRMLSLSLAGFIMNYRNQQINETIGTETLLRNVDKSRIQGVEAEATLRPAKDLKLNLSGSFLDATYQALQLSGGDLSGQRLPYAPRWSASGSLDWTMARIGDGTVTLTPSFVYTGLVYFTPYNNLAGNVNLHQNANTKINAQLSYNTAHYGVRLWVSNLTNAKTFADGLDERASFGYDYLIQTAPRTFGASLSYHF comes from the coding sequence GTGTCGGGCGACATCATCGTGACAGCGCAGCGCCGGTCGGAATCCATGATGCGCGTGCCGATCGCCATCAGCGCCATCTCGCAGGATGATCTGGCCAAGCGCGGCATCACCAGCACCGCGCAATTGACCGGCACGATTCCCTCGCTGCAGGTCAACAGCCCCTATGGCGATTCCCAGCCGAATTTCACCATTCGCGGCATCGGCGTCGCCAATGAGCACAACCCCAATCAGGCCTCGCCGGTCGGCGTCTATTTCGACGATGCCTATATCGCGGCGCGCGCGGCGCACGGCTTGCAGCTCTATGATCTGGAACGGATCGAGGTGCTGCGCGGGCCGCAGGGCACGCTCTATGGCCGCAACACCACGGGCGGCACGATCAACTTCATCTCGCGGCGCCCCACCCTGTCGGGCACCAGCGGCGATGTGCAGGTCGGTTATGGCAATTACAACAATTTCACCGCTCAGGGTGCGCTCGACACCACGCTGGTCAAGGATGTCGTGGGTCTTCGCGTGTCGGCCAATTATGCGAAGGGCGATGGCTACATCAAGAACATCGCGCCTGGCCAGCCGGACCTCAATTCCACCAATTCGGTGGCGGCCCGCGCGATTCTGCGCATCAAGCCGGACGACAAGCTCGATATCACGCTCAAGGGCACCTATGGGCGTTCGAACCCGACGCAGGCGGCCATCTATGACCTCGGCACGGGGGCGAATGGCTTCAATCCCGTTCTGGGCACCAGCCGCGCCGCCAAGGGGCTGGGCTTTTTCGAGGTGGACAGTGCGCGTGTCGGTCGCAGCTTCATCGAGAGTTACGGCACCGAGCTGATCGTCAAATACAATCTGAACGAGGCCATCCAACTGACCTCGCTGACCTCCTACGATCACCTCAAGCAGGCCTTCTCCCAGGAAGGCACCGGGCTGGAATCGCCGGTCTTCACCCAGCCGCTCGATACGCTTTACGGCAATGTCTTCACCATGTTCAATCAGGAGCTGCGCGCCGCCTATTCCGACGACCGCACCAATGTGCAGGCGGGCCTCTATTATGGTTACGACAAGGATGCCTCGGACAGCTATTACTGGCTGTTCGATGGCGCCGCGATGATCCGTCAGAAATACGATCAGGTCCGGCGCTCCTATGCCGCCTTCACGCAGGCGGACCAGAAAATCGGCTCGCATCTCTCGGTCACGCTGGGGCTGCGCTACACGCATGATACGGGGCGCTATCAGAATTACGAAGCCTATCAGGTGCCGGCCTCGGCCTTCACGGGAACGCGCGACATCAGCGCCTTTTCACCCGCCAGTGGGACCTATTTCTTCGGCGGCTATGATGCGGCGAGCGGGCAACTCGTCTCCGGCCCCACGCTCAAGCTCGACAGCTCCGCGCTGACCGGGCGCGCGGCGATCAACTACACCTTCGATGACGGCAAGATGCTCTATGCCAGCTATGGACGTGGCTATCGCGCCGCGGCCTTCTGCGGTCAGTGCTTTTTCGGGCCCACCATCATCACGACCAAGCCTGAGCAGGTCGATGCCTATGAGATCGGCGCCAAGGGCCGCTTCTTCGATCGCATGCTGTCGCTCTCGCTGGCCGGTTTCATCATGAATTACCGCAACCAGCAGATCAATGAGACGATCGGCACCGAAACCCTGCTGCGCAATGTCGACAAGAGCCGCATCCAGGGTGTCGAGGCCGAAGCGACGCTCAGGCCCGCGAAGGATCTCAAGCTGAACCTGTCAGGCTCCTTCCTCGATGCGACCTATCAGGCGCTGCAGCTTTCGGGTGGCGATCTGAGCGGCCAGCGCCTGCCCTATGCGCCGCGCTGGTCGGCCAGCGGCTCGCTCGACTGGACGATGGCGCGGATCGGGGACGGAACCGTCACCCTGACCCCCTCCTTCGTCTACACCGGACTGGTCTATTTCACGCCTTACAACAATCTGGCCGGCAATGTGAACCTGCACCAGAATGCCAACACCAAGATCAATGCGCAGCTCAGCTACAACACCGCGCATTATGGCGTGCGGCTGTGGGTCAGCAATCTCACCAATGCCAAGACCTTTGCCGATGGCCTCGATGAGCGCGCCTCCTTCGGTTACGATTACCTGATCCAGACCGCCCCGCGCACCTTCGGCGCCAGCCTGTCCTATCATTTCTGA
- a CDS encoding glucose 1-dehydrogenase, translating to MRFEGKVVIVTGGGSGIGEAAVRRFAQEGASVVVADIRRPAIDHMLREIGGDRHLGIEVDVLDASAIDRMIAQVMAHYGRLDVLVNNAGMGSLGRVTEIDLDHWRQVMAVDVESVFWASRQAIPHLAQTGGSIVNVASASGMAADYGFAAYNAAKAAVINLTRAMAIDHAPALRVNAVSPGLTATPLATGLTGNPAIMAAYDGALPMQRPARPEEVASAIAFLASGDASYINGHNLVVDGGMTAHTGQPNFTRLLGTASHLADAPSAIAR from the coding sequence ATGCGCTTCGAGGGAAAGGTCGTCATCGTCACCGGCGGCGGATCGGGCATTGGCGAGGCGGCGGTGCGCCGCTTCGCTCAGGAAGGCGCATCGGTGGTGGTAGCCGATATCCGGCGCCCGGCGATCGACCATATGCTGCGGGAGATCGGCGGTGACCGCCATCTGGGGATCGAGGTTGATGTGCTGGACGCTTCGGCCATCGACCGCATGATCGCGCAGGTCATGGCGCATTACGGCCGCCTCGATGTGCTGGTCAACAATGCGGGGATGGGGTCGCTGGGCCGCGTCACCGAGATCGATCTGGACCATTGGCGTCAGGTGATGGCGGTCGATGTGGAGTCGGTGTTCTGGGCCAGCAGGCAGGCGATCCCGCATCTGGCGCAGACCGGCGGTTCGATCGTCAATGTCGCCTCGGCCTCGGGCATGGCCGCCGATTACGGCTTTGCGGCTTACAATGCGGCCAAGGCGGCGGTGATCAATCTGACGCGCGCCATGGCCATCGATCATGCACCCGCGCTGCGCGTCAATGCGGTCAGCCCCGGCCTCACCGCGACACCGCTGGCGACGGGGCTGACCGGCAATCCCGCGATCATGGCCGCCTATGACGGCGCCTTGCCCATGCAGCGCCCGGCGCGGCCCGAGGAAGTGGCCTCGGCGATCGCCTTTCTGGCCTCAGGCGATGCGTCTTACATCAACGGCCACAATCTGGTGGTCGATGGCGGCATGACGGCGCACACCGGGCAGCCCAACTTCACCCGCCTGCTGGGCACCGCCAGCCATCTGGCCGATGCGCCGAGCGCCATTGCCCGTTAA
- a CDS encoding LuxR C-terminal-related transcriptional regulator has protein sequence MTNSVYDFTRHIVESCGLDSASIFLCDRVSSKPRVSYLFHYQISDVVQDRYERHTVFHEDPFTDPRIKEQPDLMHDDGLLLAADRRVQSGDFARGRYWPFMRDHGIDVIGASTRRLLPGVYATIGFHRRRDGSHGAAVPVKRLDTLARRLQDMTSGLMLRQILDQANGLSTFRSSYFERTQAASAHPRQALSLREREIASLVCEGRLNKEIAYIVGLSEHTVENHLRRIYAKFSIHNRSALVAAMAAI, from the coding sequence ATGACCAACAGCGTGTATGACTTCACGCGGCATATCGTCGAAAGCTGCGGGCTGGACAGTGCCTCGATCTTTTTGTGCGACCGCGTCTCAAGCAAGCCGCGCGTGTCCTATCTCTTTCATTATCAGATCTCTGACGTGGTGCAGGACCGCTATGAGCGCCACACGGTCTTCCACGAGGACCCTTTCACCGATCCGCGCATCAAGGAGCAGCCCGATCTGATGCATGACGACGGCCTGCTGCTGGCCGCCGACCGGCGGGTGCAGAGCGGGGATTTCGCGAGGGGGCGTTATTGGCCTTTCATGCGCGATCACGGCATCGATGTGATCGGCGCCTCGACTCGCCGTCTGCTGCCCGGTGTCTATGCCACGATCGGCTTTCACCGCCGCCGCGACGGCAGCCATGGCGCCGCCGTGCCGGTCAAGCGGCTCGACACGCTGGCGCGGCGCTTGCAGGATATGACCAGCGGGCTGATGCTGCGCCAGATCCTGGATCAGGCCAATGGCCTGTCCACCTTTCGCAGCAGCTATTTCGAGCGCACGCAGGCGGCCTCCGCCCATCCGCGCCAGGCTCTGTCACTGCGCGAGCGCGAGATCGCCTCGCTGGTGTGCGAGGGGCGGCTCAACAAGGAGATCGCCTATATCGTCGGCCTGTCGGAGCACACGGTCGAAAACCATCTGCGGCGCATTTATGCCAAATTCTCGATCCACAACCGTTCGGCTCTGGTGGCGGCCATGGCCGCGATCTGA